CGCATTTGGGACAACTCATAGAATAGCAAGGAACTCCTACGCTATGGGCTATCTTTGTATTACAACTTGGGCAGATGCACTCTCCTGCAGGCCCTGAGCCTGCCTTATTGCCACCCATTCTGCCTCGACCTCCAGCTCTACCCATACCTCTACCAGTTCCTGATCCAGCCCCGAAAGGGCCTGTTCCATCGCCTCTAGGCATTTTAAACCTCCTTTAAATTATCTCTAACTCATTCCAGACTTAGAGTCTACGCTAGGTCCCTGAGTTGATTTAAATTCACCCGCTTTATATCTTTCTACTGCTTCTTTAACAGAACCCGAAGCTCCGGTAATAACATCAACATTTGCTGCTTCTAATGTTCTAAATGCATTAGGACCGACATTGCCTGTAATAACAGCACTCACCTCTTTAGATGCTACTAACTGCCCGGATTGTATCCCTGCTCCGCCGGCAGCAGAGATGCTGCCATTCTCAATTGCTTCAAACTCTAATGTATCTGTATCTACGATTATAAAATAGGCACATCTTCCAAACCTTGGATCAATCAAAGAATCTAAATTATCTCCTTGCGCAGTAACGCATACTTTCATCTTTTCATACCTCCATTTTAAATTATTCTATACTAATATTAAGCTTTAGGCCGATCAATTTCCTCATCTTCATGTTCACACTCGGTCTTCTCCACTCCATATCCTCTTCCTGCTCCCGGATTGCAGAGACTCTCACCACCTTCAAGTTCACCGGCGACAATTTTATTGATTACATCATCTATACTACCGCTAATTCCAACTATTACATCTATTTTTACCTGATTGAATAGATTTAAAGCATTCATTCCCATACCGCCGGCAATAATAACATTGACCCCTTCATTATGCAAAAACTGAGGCAAGTATCCTGGATGATGACCGGGATTATTAATGGTCTTTCTATTCACCGCTTCTTTATCTTCTACCTCAAGAATAGTAAAAGAAGGGCATCTGCCAAAATGAGCAGATACCGAATTGCCATCTGTTGATATTGCTATTTTCAAAATTATACCTCCTAAAAATTACGAAATAGGCGGGAGTAAAGATAGCTCTACTCCCACTTATCTCTTCTTATTTACTTCTCTTTAGATCCTGCACTGGATTCCAGTTCTTTTATCCGCTCATTAACTATATTAACCTCATCCTGCATAGCTTTAAGCTGCTCTTTAAGCATACCTGCTTCTTGCTGAGGGCTCAAGTCAGAAGTATAAGGATAAGCAACTGGATAATAAGGATAAGCGGAAGCCCTAAAACCAAAACCTCTACCCATCCCGCGTCCAAAACCACGGCCTCTACCTAATCCACGTCCAAAACCGTAACCAAAACCTCCACCTGATACCGGATTCATATAACCTGGGGTAGAGTAACCAGCACAATAACCTGCTCCGCGACCTGTCATTGGACCCATTCCTGCTGGACCTGCTCCATCTCCGCCTGGCATATTAATCACCTCCTTCTGTTTCTTTGTTTTTTTGACATTTATCGCATAAACCGAAAAACCTCATAAAATGGCTGCTTATTTTAAAACCATACTTCTTAGAGAGGCCCTTTTCAACGCGCTTAAGTAATTCAACCTCTTCATCAATATAGTCTCTATAATCAATAATCTTACCGCAAGCGGTACAGACCAAATGATGGTGATGCATACTTTTAGGACCCTGAGTCAATTCATACCTTGCTCTGCTATCACCAATATTTAACTTAGATACAAGCCCCATCTGGATAAGCAATTCTAAATTGCGATAGATGGTAGCCAGACCTATATTAGGATAGCATCTATTTACAGCAAAATAGATCTCCTCAGCACTCAGGTGTTTATCTGTCTTAGCCAAAACATCTAACAGTACTTCACGAGGTA
The DNA window shown above is from Candidatus Kaelpia imicola and carries:
- a CDS encoding NifB/NifX family molybdenum-iron cluster-binding protein, coding for MKVCVTAQGDNLDSLIDPRFGRCAYFIIVDTDTLEFEAIENGSISAAGGAGIQSGQLVASKEVSAVITGNVGPNAFRTLEAANVDVITGASGSVKEAVERYKAGEFKSTQGPSVDSKSGMS
- a CDS encoding DUF5320 domain-containing protein, which gives rise to MPGGDGAGPAGMGPMTGRGAGYCAGYSTPGYMNPVSGGGFGYGFGRGLGRGRGFGRGMGRGFGFRASAYPYYPVAYPYTSDLSPQQEAGMLKEQLKAMQDEVNIVNERIKELESSAGSKEK
- a CDS encoding Fur family transcriptional regulator, which produces MLRQNCSRQLWWHGRFRGCGYRLTIPREVLLDVLAKTDKHLSAEEIYFAVNRCYPNIGLATIYRNLELLIQMGLVSKLNIGDSRARYELTQGPKSMHHHHLVCTACGKIIDYRDYIDEEVELLKRVEKGLSKKYGFKISSHFMRFFGLCDKCQKNKETEGGD
- a CDS encoding DUF5320 domain-containing protein, which gives rise to MPRGDGTGPFGAGSGTGRGMGRAGGRGRMGGNKAGSGPAGECICPSCNTKIAHSVGVPCYSMSCPKCGAKMVRV
- a CDS encoding NifB/NifX family molybdenum-iron cluster-binding protein — its product is MKIAISTDGNSVSAHFGRCPSFTILEVEDKEAVNRKTINNPGHHPGYLPQFLHNEGVNVIIAGGMGMNALNLFNQVKIDVIVGISGSIDDVINKIVAGELEGGESLCNPGAGRGYGVEKTECEHEDEEIDRPKA